A stretch of the uncultured Trichococcus sp. genome encodes the following:
- a CDS encoding Gfo/Idh/MocA family oxidoreductase codes for MNIAVIGLGSMGKRRIRLIKDEYPEITIIGVDGRIDRQEEVQSIFDLQTYTTLDEAAANVSLGAVIISTSPISHEAIIRNALDHGLHVFTEINLINDYYDEVMLLAKEKGSHLYLSSTFLHRKEIQFIENKISEDKQVTYRYHVGQYLPDWHPWESYKDFFVSNKKTNGCREIFAIELPWITSVFGNFKTVEVQRAKISTLELDYPDTYSLLVTHESGIQGTINVNIVSRESRRELQIIGEQTTINWNGTPDSLRAWSTGENSMQSIQLYDTFMNLEGYAKNIIEDAYLAEIKEYISLLKGEIQQTKYSFIKDKAIIDWINVFEEGI; via the coding sequence ATGAACATTGCGGTTATCGGACTTGGGTCCATGGGCAAGAGAAGAATCCGATTAATAAAGGATGAGTATCCTGAGATAACTATAATTGGTGTCGATGGCAGAATAGATAGGCAGGAAGAAGTACAATCCATATTTGACTTACAAACCTATACTACATTGGATGAAGCTGCAGCCAATGTAAGTCTGGGAGCTGTTATTATTAGCACATCCCCAATATCTCATGAAGCTATCATAAGAAATGCTTTAGACCATGGGTTGCATGTCTTTACAGAAATAAATCTGATTAATGATTACTATGATGAAGTGATGCTATTAGCCAAAGAAAAAGGTAGCCATCTTTATTTATCGTCTACGTTTTTGCATCGTAAAGAAATCCAATTTATCGAAAACAAAATAAGTGAGGATAAACAAGTAACGTATCGGTATCATGTCGGACAATATTTGCCGGACTGGCATCCGTGGGAATCTTATAAAGACTTCTTTGTAAGCAATAAAAAAACCAATGGTTGTCGTGAAATTTTTGCGATTGAATTACCCTGGATTACATCAGTTTTCGGTAATTTCAAAACAGTTGAGGTTCAACGTGCAAAAATTAGTACGCTTGAACTGGATTACCCTGATACCTATTCTTTGTTGGTAACTCATGAAAGTGGTATACAGGGTACGATTAATGTAAACATCGTTTCACGTGAATCCAGAAGAGAGCTACAAATTATTGGGGAACAAACAACTATCAATTGGAATGGTACGCCAGATAGTCTTCGTGCCTGGTCAACAGGAGAAAATAGCATGCAATCGATTCAGCTGTATGATACCTTTATGAATCTCGAAGGCTATGCAAAAAATATCATTGAAGATGCCTATCTGGCAGAAATAAAGGAGTATATTTCCTTGTTAAAAGGGGAAATTCAGCAAACAAAATATTCCTTTATAAAAGATAAAGCAATAATTGATTGGATTAATGTGTTTGAGGAGGGAATCTAA
- the neuC gene encoding UDP-N-acetylglucosamine 2-epimerase has translation MKKICVVTGTRAEYGLLTPLINKIQDDSDLVLQLVVTGMHMSPEFGMTVNSIENDGYEIAERIEILLSSDSPVGISKSMGLALISFSEAFERLRPDMVVVLGDRSEIFAVAAAASVARIPIAHLHGGETTEGAVDEAFRHSITKLSWLHFTSTEDYRKRVIQLGENPERVFNVGAIGIENIVKSPLMTKSELEQSLNVELKHPLLLVTFHPVTLENKTSSTQFQELLDVLDQYTEGTIIFTKANSDTDGRVINHMIDDYVKAHENNCLAYTSMGQQRYLSAMKIADAVVGNSSSGIIEAPSFNIPTVNIGDRQKGRKQAETVINCEPIEEMIRESLAVALSPAFREKIKNSINPYGDGNVSEKIMKVIKRVLMSEISLKKTFYDME, from the coding sequence ATGAAAAAAATATGTGTAGTCACAGGTACACGAGCTGAATATGGATTGCTTACTCCATTAATCAATAAGATTCAGGATGACAGTGATTTAGTTTTACAATTGGTAGTAACTGGTATGCACATGTCACCTGAATTTGGAATGACAGTGAATTCGATTGAAAATGATGGATATGAAATAGCAGAACGCATAGAAATACTGCTCAGTTCAGACTCTCCTGTTGGAATCAGTAAGTCAATGGGATTAGCATTAATTAGTTTTTCAGAAGCATTTGAACGTTTGCGACCAGATATGGTCGTTGTTTTAGGCGACAGATCTGAAATTTTTGCAGTCGCTGCAGCAGCTTCTGTTGCAAGGATTCCAATTGCGCATCTACATGGCGGAGAAACCACTGAAGGTGCAGTTGATGAGGCTTTCCGCCACAGTATTACTAAACTCAGCTGGCTCCATTTCACAAGTACGGAAGATTATCGTAAAAGAGTCATTCAACTTGGTGAGAACCCAGAGCGTGTATTTAATGTAGGAGCAATAGGTATTGAAAATATAGTCAAGAGCCCCTTAATGACTAAAAGTGAATTAGAACAAAGTCTTAATGTTGAGTTGAAACATCCGTTACTACTTGTTACATTCCATCCAGTAACTTTGGAGAACAAAACATCATCAACGCAGTTTCAGGAACTACTAGATGTTTTAGATCAATACACCGAGGGAACGATTATCTTTACAAAAGCTAACTCTGATACTGACGGACGTGTAATTAATCATATGATTGATGATTATGTCAAAGCCCATGAAAATAACTGTTTAGCCTATACATCAATGGGACAACAGCGTTACTTAAGTGCAATGAAAATTGCTGATGCTGTTGTCGGAAATTCATCCAGTGGAATTATTGAGGCGCCTTCTTTCAATATTCCGACGGTAAATATTGGGGATCGTCAAAAAGGCAGGAAGCAGGCGGAAACCGTGATTAATTGTGAACCAATTGAAGAAATGATTCGTGAATCTTTAGCAGTTGCGTTGTCGCCTGCTTTCCGTGAGAAAATAAAAAATAGCATAAATCCTTATGGGGACGGCAATGTCAGTGAGAAAATTATGAAGGTGATCAAACGAGTTTTAATGTCTGAAATATCATTAAAAAAGACTTTTTATGATATGGAATAA
- the neuB gene encoding N-acetylneuraminate synthase: MKDVLVIAEAGVNHNGSIELAKKLIKEAAIAGADVVKFQTFKAETLVSKSAKKADYQKVSTDAEESQFDMLKKLELDYAIHEELMQYSNEQGIKFLSSAFDLESIDLLDKLGINIFKIPSGEITNLPYLRKIAQTGKQIILSTGMSTISDIEAALEVLRQNGATDVVVLHCNTEYPTPMEDVNLLAMNTIQNTFKVRVGYSDHTAGIEVPIAAVALGAEVIEKHFTLDKTMEGPDHKASLEPKELKAMVDAIRNIQAALGDGLKRPSESEIKNMPIARKSLVAKANIQAGEMFSEDNLTIKRPGTGLSPMLWDDIIGSIARKDYEVDEVITL; the protein is encoded by the coding sequence ATGAAAGATGTTTTAGTAATTGCGGAGGCTGGAGTGAATCATAACGGCAGCATTGAATTAGCAAAAAAATTAATTAAAGAGGCTGCTATTGCTGGAGCAGATGTAGTTAAGTTTCAAACTTTTAAGGCGGAGACCTTAGTGTCTAAATCAGCAAAAAAGGCTGACTATCAAAAAGTATCTACAGATGCTGAAGAAAGTCAATTTGATATGCTGAAGAAGCTAGAATTGGATTATGCTATCCATGAAGAATTGATGCAGTATTCTAATGAACAAGGAATTAAGTTTTTATCTTCAGCATTCGATCTTGAAAGCATAGATTTATTAGATAAGTTAGGCATTAATATCTTCAAGATACCTTCAGGTGAAATAACCAATTTACCTTATTTACGTAAAATAGCTCAGACTGGAAAACAAATCATTTTATCAACTGGTATGAGCACAATATCTGATATTGAAGCTGCTTTGGAGGTATTACGCCAAAATGGAGCGACGGATGTTGTAGTATTGCATTGTAATACTGAATATCCAACTCCTATGGAGGATGTAAATCTTCTGGCGATGAATACTATCCAAAATACTTTTAAAGTCAGAGTCGGTTATTCAGATCATACCGCAGGAATTGAAGTGCCCATAGCAGCCGTTGCTTTGGGTGCAGAAGTGATTGAAAAACACTTTACCTTGGATAAAACGATGGAAGGTCCCGATCATAAGGCAAGTTTAGAGCCTAAAGAATTGAAAGCTATGGTAGATGCTATTCGAAATATCCAAGCAGCTTTGGGAGACGGTTTGAAAAGACCATCTGAATCTGAAATAAAAAATATGCCGATTGCGCGTAAAAGTTTGGTTGCAAAAGCAAACATACAAGCAGGAGAAATGTTTTCAGAGGATAATTTGACAATCAAGCGCCCTGGAACCGGATTATCGCCTATGCTCTGGGATGACATAATTGGATCTATTGCCAGAAAAGATTATGAAGTAGATGAAGTGATAACGTTATGA
- a CDS encoding acetyltransferase — protein sequence MEKIILIGGGGHCASVIDSMKKQALYEPVGIFDVLEKVGQSTLGVPIVGTDEEIKNWKHEGITHAFITMGSVGNTKLREKLVRNAEELGFSFPIVIDPSAIVGENVEITSGTYIGKGAIINTNSIIAEHAIINSGVIVEHDCQIGKFVHLAPGTTLSGGVSIGNYSHIGTNSTIIQGAKIGSRTLVGAGSVVLRPIGDGQTAYGNPCKEVK from the coding sequence ATGGAAAAAATCATTTTAATAGGCGGCGGAGGTCATTGTGCCAGTGTAATCGATAGCATGAAAAAGCAGGCTCTTTATGAGCCTGTTGGCATTTTTGACGTACTTGAAAAAGTTGGACAATCAACTTTAGGCGTACCCATTGTGGGCACCGATGAGGAAATAAAAAATTGGAAGCATGAAGGAATAACGCATGCCTTCATTACTATGGGTAGTGTCGGGAACACGAAGCTAAGAGAAAAACTCGTTAGAAATGCAGAGGAACTCGGATTTTCGTTTCCTATAGTAATTGATCCATCTGCTATCGTTGGTGAAAATGTAGAAATAACAAGTGGAACATACATCGGAAAAGGAGCCATAATTAATACCAATTCAATTATTGCTGAGCACGCAATAATCAACTCAGGTGTGATAGTTGAACATGACTGTCAAATTGGTAAATTCGTACATTTGGCGCCTGGAACGACATTAAGTGGCGGTGTTTCAATCGGCAATTATTCTCATATTGGAACTAATAGCACTATTATTCAAGGAGCTAAGATAGGCAGTCGTACATTAGTTGGTGCGGGTTCGGTTGTTCTGCGTCCAATTGGTGATGGGCAGACAGCCTATGGCAATCCTTGCAAGGAGGTTAAATGA
- a CDS encoding nucleotidyltransferase family protein has protein sequence MEINDFIVNSNVTVKFAMEQMDKNARKIIYVSKDSKLVGVLSDGDIRRYILGDNSIQDSVERAMNPNPIYILNNQIEVAHDLMKEKQVESIPVLNEDSSIRNIMFKSFDLISSDKLSNPVVIMAGGKGTRLYPYTKILPKPLIPIGDTPIMERIINKFHDFGCTNYLVSVNYKKNMIRSYFDDIERPYDMTYIEEDKPLGTGGSLSLMKSLLQETFFVSNCDILVDADYTNIVDFHKVNKHDVTIVASIKNNQIPYGVLKLDEDGLLEDTEEKPEFSYLINTGMYIIEPKILDLVPENEFSDLPTIIMLAKEKGHKIGVYPVSENSWLDMGQIKEMEQMIDSLGVN, from the coding sequence TTGGAAATCAATGATTTTATTGTAAATAGTAACGTCACCGTCAAATTCGCTATGGAACAGATGGATAAGAATGCTCGGAAAATTATCTATGTATCAAAAGACTCAAAATTGGTTGGCGTGTTGTCCGACGGAGATATCCGAAGGTATATATTGGGAGATAATTCCATTCAAGATAGTGTTGAACGAGCCATGAATCCTAATCCAATTTATATTTTGAACAATCAAATAGAAGTAGCGCATGATTTGATGAAAGAAAAACAGGTTGAATCTATTCCTGTGTTAAATGAGGACTCTTCGATACGTAATATCATGTTTAAATCTTTCGATCTAATCAGTAGCGATAAATTAAGTAATCCGGTAGTAATTATGGCAGGGGGAAAAGGCACGCGTCTGTATCCTTACACAAAGATACTTCCGAAACCTTTGATTCCAATTGGGGACACACCGATTATGGAACGAATAATAAATAAATTCCATGACTTTGGCTGTACTAATTATTTAGTGAGCGTAAATTATAAAAAAAATATGATACGTAGCTATTTTGATGACATTGAACGTCCGTATGATATGACTTATATAGAAGAAGATAAGCCATTGGGTACTGGTGGTAGTTTATCCTTGATGAAGTCGTTACTACAAGAGACATTTTTTGTTTCAAATTGCGATATTCTAGTGGATGCTGACTATACAAATATTGTAGATTTTCATAAAGTAAATAAACACGATGTAACGATTGTAGCTTCCATCAAAAATAATCAAATACCATACGGAGTATTGAAGCTGGATGAAGATGGCTTGTTAGAAGATACAGAAGAGAAACCAGAATTCAGCTATTTGATAAACACCGGCATGTATATAATTGAACCTAAAATTTTAGATTTGGTACCTGAGAATGAGTTTTCTGATCTGCCCACCATAATAATGTTGGCGAAAGAAAAAGGTCATAAAATTGGTGTATATCCAGTCAGTGAAAACTCGTGGCTCGACATGGGACAAATCAAAGAGATGGAACAAATGATTGATAGCCTAGGAGTTAATTAA
- a CDS encoding LegC family aminotransferase, protein MTREFIPLSVPNLKGRELEYVIDAVETEWVSTGGSYINDFESEVAKFVKVDKAVAVQSGTAALHLSLMEIGVSAGEEVIAPTLTFIAAVNPIRYCGAEPVFMDCDDSLCMDPVKLEAFLTNECNFENGIVTNKITTKRIRAIIVVHVFGNLADMEAILDIAKKFKLQIVEDATEALGSYYTSGKFAGKHAGTLGDFGAYSFNGNKIITTGGGGMIVGKDDDKLEHIRYISTQAKDDPINFVHGEVGYNYRMTNLQGALGLGQIEQLLKFIKTKESNYKIYNELFRANKGVNLLPFRENIKSNHWFYALFIENPSVLQSLMDELHQKQIQTRPIWGLIHEQKPYTGSQSYNIEKATYYAKHIINIPCSTNLSENDVRYVAECVNSLVY, encoded by the coding sequence ATGACAAGAGAGTTCATACCATTATCAGTCCCAAATTTGAAAGGCAGAGAGTTAGAGTATGTAATTGATGCTGTTGAAACTGAATGGGTTTCTACTGGAGGAAGTTATATCAACGATTTCGAAAGTGAAGTAGCGAAATTCGTCAAGGTAGATAAGGCAGTAGCTGTACAAAGTGGTACAGCTGCGCTACATTTATCATTGATGGAAATTGGAGTATCCGCCGGAGAAGAAGTGATCGCACCTACTTTAACTTTTATTGCTGCAGTTAATCCAATTCGTTATTGTGGAGCAGAACCGGTATTTATGGACTGCGATGACTCTCTGTGCATGGATCCAGTTAAGCTAGAAGCATTTCTTACCAACGAATGTAACTTTGAAAATGGTATTGTTACAAATAAGATAACTACAAAGAGGATTAGAGCAATTATAGTTGTTCATGTCTTTGGCAACTTGGCAGACATGGAAGCTATTTTGGATATCGCTAAAAAATTCAAATTACAAATTGTAGAAGATGCAACTGAAGCATTAGGATCTTACTATACCTCCGGTAAGTTTGCGGGGAAACACGCTGGAACATTGGGAGATTTCGGTGCATACTCTTTTAATGGGAACAAAATCATCACAACGGGTGGAGGAGGAATGATTGTTGGTAAGGATGATGATAAATTAGAACATATCCGATATATTTCTACTCAAGCGAAGGATGATCCGATAAATTTTGTGCATGGTGAGGTTGGTTACAATTATCGTATGACAAATTTACAAGGAGCTTTAGGATTAGGGCAAATTGAGCAGTTGCTTAAATTTATAAAAACCAAAGAAAGCAATTATAAAATCTATAATGAGTTGTTTAGGGCCAACAAGGGAGTTAATTTACTGCCTTTTCGTGAAAATATTAAATCCAATCATTGGTTCTATGCATTATTTATTGAAAATCCATCAGTTTTACAATCTTTAATGGATGAATTACATCAGAAACAAATTCAAACTCGACCTATTTGGGGATTAATTCATGAGCAGAAACCATATACGGGTTCCCAGAGTTATAATATTGAAAAAGCTACTTACTATGCAAAGCATATTATTAATATTCCTTGCAGTACAAATTTAAGTGAAAATGATGTTCGTTATGTGGCAGAATGCGTTAATAGTTTAGTGTATTAG
- a CDS encoding NAD-dependent 4,6-dehydratase LegB, which translates to MSKILVTGADGFIGSHLTEELVKRGEKVRAFAYYNSFNTWGWLDSLPKEILSEIEVFTGDIRDPNGVREAMKGIDTVYHLAALIAIPFSYHSPDSYVDTNIKGTLNVLQAARDLDTRRVLCTSTSEVYGTAQYVPIDENHPFQGQSPYSATKIGSDRMAESFYRSFETPVTIVRPFNTYGPRQSARAVIPTVITQLLAGKEEIKLGSVTPTRDFNYVKDTANGFITLAKADNVIGEEINIATQDEISIGQLAEELIRQINPNAKIITEEERLRPEKSEVNRLLGSNEKIMRLTDWKPQYTFEQGLAETIEFFKHNLDKYKTDIYNI; encoded by the coding sequence ATGTCGAAAATATTAGTAACAGGCGCAGACGGCTTCATTGGTAGCCATTTAACAGAGGAATTAGTAAAAAGAGGTGAAAAAGTTAGAGCGTTTGCTTATTACAATTCTTTCAATACATGGGGATGGTTGGATAGTTTACCAAAAGAAATTCTTTCTGAAATTGAAGTATTCACAGGAGATATCCGCGATCCAAATGGTGTACGAGAAGCGATGAAAGGCATTGATACGGTGTATCATTTGGCTGCGTTAATTGCCATCCCATTCAGTTATCATTCACCAGATTCTTATGTAGATACAAATATAAAAGGAACTCTAAATGTATTGCAAGCGGCACGTGATCTGGATACACGCCGTGTTCTATGCACATCAACTTCTGAAGTTTACGGTACTGCGCAATATGTACCTATCGATGAAAATCATCCATTCCAAGGCCAAAGTCCGTATTCAGCTACTAAAATCGGCAGCGACAGAATGGCAGAAAGTTTTTACCGTAGCTTTGAAACTCCAGTGACGATTGTTCGTCCATTCAACACATATGGGCCAAGACAATCTGCTCGTGCTGTTATCCCAACTGTTATTACCCAGCTTTTAGCTGGAAAAGAAGAAATTAAATTAGGTTCAGTAACACCAACGCGTGATTTTAATTACGTAAAAGATACCGCAAATGGGTTTATTACTTTGGCAAAAGCAGATAACGTAATTGGGGAAGAAATCAACATAGCCACACAAGATGAGATTTCCATTGGTCAATTGGCGGAAGAACTGATTCGTCAAATTAATCCAAATGCAAAAATCATAACAGAAGAAGAAAGATTGCGTCCTGAGAAGAGTGAAGTGAATCGTTTGTTGGGTTCAAATGAAAAAATAATGCGCTTAACCGATTGGAAGCCACAATACACATTTGAACAAGGTCTTGCTGAAACGATTGAATTCTTTAAACACAATTTGGATAAATACAAAACAGATATTTACAACATCTAG
- a CDS encoding oligosaccharide flippase family protein encodes MEKKSGAKVVKSSIWYIVSNILLKGLSFFTVPIFTRLMNQQDFGNFSNFTSWISILTIVGTISLHSSLVSARFDFKDDLDSYNLSILTLGSLFTLGMYAVISLNFQFFERVFSMTSFYINVMFSYIMVSQTITIFQNIQRFKYKYKQSVFISLFASLSSIITSLYLVNVFEDKLLGRIIGFYLPLIAINLILYIGYIRKGKYVKLKYWKYAIKICIPFVTHLLSLTILASSDRIMITNILGSTQTALYSLAYSISTIVVVLWSSINVAFSPWLGEKIHENNTKAVYKISTVYVLVIAVPIVGIMLIAPEVLYIMGGKAYMDAKYVMPPVMVACFLQYVYTMYVNVEQYKKKTIGMMVASVLAATLNVILNFKFIPYFGYIGAAYSTMLCYGVLLVFHYLLVKKMNLAHIYNTKNILIIIVIVLIISFVVLLLYNNTILRYFITLGYGVALTYLLKKYWLEVKIILKKK; translated from the coding sequence ATGGAGAAAAAATCAGGAGCAAAAGTAGTGAAATCCAGTATCTGGTATATAGTTAGCAACATATTATTAAAAGGGCTCAGTTTCTTTACTGTTCCAATTTTCACAAGGTTGATGAACCAGCAAGACTTTGGAAATTTTAGTAACTTTACTTCTTGGATTTCTATACTTACAATTGTAGGAACAATTTCTCTGCACTCTTCATTAGTTAGTGCGAGATTTGATTTTAAAGATGATTTGGATAGTTATAATTTGTCTATATTAACATTAGGATCTTTATTTACTCTTGGCATGTATGCAGTCATTAGTCTGAATTTCCAATTTTTTGAAAGAGTCTTCTCTATGACTTCATTTTATATAAATGTTATGTTTAGTTATATTATGGTTAGTCAAACTATAACTATATTCCAAAATATACAGAGGTTTAAATATAAATACAAACAAAGTGTTTTTATCAGTTTATTTGCATCACTCTCATCTATAATTACATCCTTATATTTGGTGAATGTCTTCGAAGACAAGTTATTGGGAAGAATCATTGGTTTTTACCTTCCTTTGATTGCGATTAATCTAATTTTATATATAGGATATATTAGAAAAGGTAAATATGTTAAATTAAAATATTGGAAATATGCGATTAAAATTTGCATCCCATTTGTGACTCATTTGTTGTCACTGACGATATTAGCGTCCTCAGATCGTATAATGATTACAAATATATTAGGATCTACACAAACCGCATTATATAGTTTAGCATATAGTATTTCTACTATTGTTGTAGTCCTCTGGTCCTCAATTAATGTTGCTTTTAGCCCTTGGCTTGGAGAAAAGATACATGAAAACAATACAAAAGCTGTATATAAAATATCAACAGTCTATGTTCTAGTAATAGCAGTGCCTATTGTTGGGATTATGTTAATTGCTCCTGAGGTATTGTATATTATGGGAGGGAAGGCATATATGGATGCAAAGTATGTTATGCCACCAGTCATGGTAGCTTGCTTCCTTCAGTATGTTTACACAATGTACGTCAACGTTGAGCAATATAAGAAAAAAACAATTGGGATGATGGTGGCCAGCGTTTTAGCTGCCACCTTAAATGTAATATTAAACTTTAAATTCATCCCCTATTTTGGTTATATTGGAGCAGCTTATTCCACAATGTTGTGTTATGGGGTACTTTTGGTTTTCCATTATTTACTTGTAAAAAAAATGAACCTAGCCCACATATATAATACCAAAAACATTTTAATCATCATTGTAATTGTATTAATTATATCGTTTGTTGTCTTGCTTCTCTATAATAATACAATATTAAGGTATTTTATCACTCTTGGATATGGTGTTGCTTTAACATATTTGTTAAAAAAATACTGGTTAGAAGTCAAAATTATTCTCAAGAAAAAATGA
- a CDS encoding O-antigen ligase family protein, with translation MSDISVDSKISTYSIILTTLVVFNAEYHNSLVSLVITALALFGLKNPIAIIPTFFLTSLSTDYFVAFPGIGFTRILSLILALSFIFSNRQLILRKKWIIELMVIFTATTIAFLFSFYRDVNGLLSMGINILIFIIFANIKFSEMELKEVLKNIFYSIIIMIGFFCIQFISNPNILNNGRLTINENVNENRFAMMFGQLVAYSFGYMIIVKNKLDKILSVIIITLGCYFILLSGSRSAFVGVLFGVTIAVVLLALKNKKQKKLVFLLLIFGLSGYLLFEYLVSTNPLLLYRFNLNQVVSSGGTRRWPRAETEIKHVIPNNFIFGVGLSSRNEYIATSKYMSDPGSSHNFIISMLTQIGIVGFLAYMNFYYKVIKNLVNSVKFNVIHIIPLMLILTAIFNGIGEVMYSERLFWNGLSLAALSLSTLERKNN, from the coding sequence GTGAGTGATATAAGTGTAGATAGCAAGATATCGACATATTCAATTATACTGACTACGCTTGTAGTATTTAATGCAGAGTATCATAACTCACTGGTATCTTTGGTAATCACAGCATTGGCGTTATTTGGGTTGAAAAATCCGATAGCCATTATACCAACATTTTTTTTGACCTCTTTATCAACGGATTATTTTGTTGCATTTCCTGGAATCGGATTTACAAGAATCTTATCTCTAATTTTAGCTTTAAGTTTCATTTTTTCAAATCGACAACTTATTTTGAGAAAAAAATGGATTATAGAATTAATGGTAATATTTACTGCAACAACGATTGCTTTTTTGTTTAGTTTTTACAGAGATGTAAATGGACTTTTAAGTATGGGAATAAATATATTAATATTCATTATATTTGCGAATATTAAATTCAGTGAGATGGAATTAAAAGAGGTTCTGAAAAACATCTTTTATTCAATAATTATAATGATTGGTTTCTTCTGTATTCAATTCATCTCAAACCCTAACATTTTAAATAATGGCAGGTTAACCATAAATGAGAATGTAAATGAGAATAGATTTGCAATGATGTTTGGCCAGTTAGTGGCATATTCTTTTGGCTACATGATAATAGTTAAAAATAAATTAGATAAAATTTTGTCAGTAATAATTATTACATTAGGCTGTTATTTTATATTATTATCTGGCTCAAGATCTGCATTTGTCGGTGTACTATTTGGGGTTACCATAGCAGTTGTTTTGTTAGCACTAAAAAATAAGAAACAAAAAAAATTAGTCTTTTTACTATTGATATTTGGTTTATCGGGGTACTTGCTATTTGAATATCTTGTGAGTACTAATCCACTTTTACTTTATAGATTCAATCTAAATCAGGTTGTATCTTCTGGAGGTACAAGAAGATGGCCAAGGGCAGAGACTGAAATAAAACATGTGATTCCTAATAATTTCATCTTCGGAGTAGGATTGTCTTCGAGAAATGAGTATATAGCTACTTCAAAATATATGAGTGATCCGGGATCCTCACACAACTTTATTATTAGCATGCTAACGCAAATAGGAATAGTAGGTTTCCTAGCATATATGAACTTCTACTACAAAGTCATCAAAAACTTAGTCAATTCAGTGAAATTTAATGTAATTCATATTATACCCCTGATGCTAATACTAACAGCTATTTTTAATGGTATCGGAGAAGTTATGTACAGTGAACGATTATTTTGGAATGGCCTGTCTCTAGCAGCATTAAGTTTATCTACATTAGAAAGAAAAAATAATTAA